A single genomic interval of Phycisphaeraceae bacterium harbors:
- a CDS encoding VWA domain-containing protein produces the protein MSAFSFEQAWWLLLLFVIPLFWLRPMNRAWRASVVLPGASALRQAGAASQGLLVRVRWLLPLLRSLAAALLVIGLARPVKANEQTRIFVEGIAIQIVVDRSGSMQAMDFARRGREMDRLDAVKLVATEFIAGGEGLKGRPNDLIGLVTFARFADSLSPPTLDHDYVIDVLRRIRPAGPGGEDGTAIGDGVALAVERLRGLGDDRSVDSTRRIKSRVIILLTDGENNAGDIDPMLAAEMAKALGIRIYSIGVGSRGMAPMPVQTPLGRRFVDQPVSIDEALLRRMAEMTGGEYFRAVDERSLRQIYERIDALERTATEERRYLQSSALAVEPVTIEGIRLPPLLLLAVILLGIEMLLAQTRLRSLT, from the coding sequence ATGAGCGCCTTCTCCTTCGAGCAGGCGTGGTGGCTGCTGCTGCTCTTCGTGATTCCGCTCTTCTGGCTCAGACCCATGAATCGAGCGTGGCGAGCGAGCGTGGTGTTGCCGGGCGCATCCGCCCTGCGGCAGGCGGGCGCCGCCTCGCAGGGGCTCCTTGTGCGGGTCCGTTGGCTCCTGCCACTCCTTCGCTCACTTGCGGCGGCGCTTCTGGTGATCGGGCTGGCACGACCGGTCAAGGCCAACGAGCAGACGCGCATCTTCGTTGAAGGCATTGCCATCCAGATCGTGGTCGACCGCAGCGGTTCGATGCAGGCGATGGACTTCGCCCGGCGCGGGCGCGAAATGGATCGGCTGGATGCGGTGAAGCTCGTCGCCACGGAGTTCATCGCGGGAGGCGAGGGACTCAAGGGGCGCCCGAACGACCTCATCGGGCTCGTGACTTTCGCGCGCTTCGCCGACAGCCTCTCGCCTCCCACACTCGATCACGACTATGTCATCGATGTCCTTCGGAGGATTCGCCCAGCAGGCCCCGGCGGCGAAGATGGAACCGCGATTGGCGATGGCGTCGCTCTTGCCGTCGAGCGCCTTCGCGGGCTCGGTGATGATCGCTCCGTCGACTCGACTCGCAGGATCAAGAGCCGTGTCATCATTCTCCTGACCGATGGCGAAAACAACGCCGGTGACATCGATCCGATGCTGGCCGCCGAGATGGCGAAGGCGCTTGGAATCCGCATCTACTCGATCGGTGTCGGCTCGCGCGGCATGGCACCGATGCCGGTGCAAACTCCACTTGGTCGTCGCTTCGTCGACCAGCCGGTCAGCATCGACGAGGCGCTGCTCCGTCGCATGGCCGAGATGACCGGCGGCGAGTACTTCCGAGCCGTCGATGAACGGAGCCTGCGCCAGATCTACGAGCGCATCGATGCGCTCGAGCGCACCGCGACGGAAGAGCGCCGATATCTGCAATCGTCCGCGCTCGCCGTGGAACCCGTCACCATCGAAGGCATCCGTCTGCCGCCGCTGCTGCTCTTGGCCGTGATCCTCCTCGGCATTGAGATGCTCCTCGCGCAAACGCGCCTTCGAAGCCTGACTTGA
- a CDS encoding VWA domain-containing protein, with translation MDLEFARPAAALIIPVAAILLALAVWRQRTRVAAWARFAEPALWRRLAPAASAWRPLLRAALLTAAIMSTTLALMDPRWGLRVEEIPRTGLDTFFLVDVSRSMLAEDATPNRLDRARQFVSDAIDRAAGDRVGLIEFAGAPAIRVPLTLNYGAFRTILAELSPQSAARGGTYLADAIELAIDSFPEGTGAPRALVILTDGEDMGEGDPALIAAKAAREHGIRIFTVGIGDSVDGARIPLSRGAQRTWLMHDGQEVWSRMDPELLARVAEAGEGLFVRAGTAQADFGEIYEQTVGQLERGAFEGGTIQRRTQRYVWFAGLALLLLVLESLVSDRRDGGWRRASARLEGAA, from the coding sequence ATGGACCTCGAGTTCGCAAGACCTGCCGCCGCACTCATCATTCCCGTCGCCGCAATTCTGCTGGCGTTGGCGGTGTGGCGTCAGCGCACGCGGGTCGCGGCATGGGCGCGATTCGCCGAGCCCGCGCTCTGGCGGCGCCTCGCGCCGGCCGCCAGCGCCTGGCGACCGCTGCTGCGAGCCGCGCTGCTGACCGCCGCCATCATGTCGACCACCTTGGCGCTCATGGATCCGCGCTGGGGACTTCGCGTCGAGGAGATTCCACGAACGGGTCTCGATACCTTCTTCCTGGTCGATGTGAGCCGCTCCATGCTCGCCGAGGATGCGACACCGAACCGGCTCGATCGCGCGCGGCAGTTCGTCTCCGATGCCATCGATCGCGCGGCGGGTGATCGGGTCGGACTCATCGAGTTTGCCGGAGCGCCGGCCATCCGTGTCCCGCTCACGCTCAACTACGGCGCGTTCCGGACGATCCTCGCCGAACTCTCTCCGCAATCGGCGGCGCGCGGCGGGACCTACCTGGCCGATGCGATCGAGCTGGCCATCGACAGCTTCCCCGAAGGCACGGGCGCTCCTCGCGCGCTTGTCATCCTGACCGACGGTGAGGACATGGGCGAAGGCGATCCCGCGCTGATTGCGGCGAAGGCGGCCCGGGAGCATGGCATTCGAATCTTCACCGTCGGAATCGGCGACTCGGTTGACGGGGCTCGCATCCCCCTCTCGCGGGGCGCCCAGCGCACTTGGCTCATGCACGATGGTCAGGAGGTCTGGAGTCGCATGGACCCCGAACTGCTCGCCCGCGTGGCCGAGGCGGGCGAAGGGCTCTTTGTGAGGGCGGGAACGGCCCAGGCCGACTTCGGCGAGATCTATGAGCAGACCGTGGGCCAACTGGAGCGTGGCGCCTTTGAAGGAGGCACCATCCAGAGGCGAACTCAGCGGTATGTCTGGTTCGCTGGCCTCGCGTTGCTTCTCCTGGTGCTGGAGAGCCTGGTCAGCGATCGCCGGGATGGCGGCTGGCGGCGCGCCTCGGCGAGATTGGAAGGTGCGGCATGA